From Alphaproteobacteria bacterium:
CATGGGTATGCTTTAGTTCATTGGATAAAATTTCATAAAGATCGTGGATCACATCCAAACGACGGTTCAAAATATCCAGCCGGGTTGTGATATCCATGTAACTGGACGCAAGGTGATAATACGGTTCGTACCGCGGACGACGCCAGAAAAATTCCGGTGTGTCGAGGATATCACTGTGCAGGTTTATTGAATTTCTTTCCGTAAAAAGCAATCCAATCCCCTGGGCCAATTTCTTGCGCGAAAGCGAAATTTTTCCCTTTTCCGCAAGCTCCGCCGATAAGTACCGCGTATTTTCAATCGTTTGATCCACAGATGCTTCAAAGGCAGCAAGCTTTACCGATTGTGAAAGCCCATAAGACAAAGCCAACTTAACCAACACATCGTCGGATTCAAGAATGATTTTATCTTCTTCTTCATTGATGGCTGTCTCGTCCCCCAATTCGAACGTCGATGAATCATCGTGTGTTCTGTGAATAAGCGGACTACCCTCGTATGCCTTTAGTTTTTCCAGGTATTGATTTTCTTCTTCCTCCGTCGTTCCCCAAAATGTCACGCATCCAAAGTGAAAGCAAAAAATCTCCCCCCCTTCTTGATCGTCACCATTATGAACAT
This genomic window contains:
- a CDS encoding RMD1 family protein; translation: MRCASYCTADSYNIDELAKYFRNEGFDPKFYGNVIHVHNGDDQEGGEIFCFHFGCVTFWGTTEEEENQYLEKLKAYEGSPLIHRTHDDSSTFELGDETAINEEEDKIILESDDVLVKLALSYGLSQSVKLAAFEASVDQTIENTRYLSAELAEKGKISLSRKKLAQGIGLLFTERNSINLHSDILDTPEFFWRRPRYEPYYHLASSYMDITTRLDILNRRLDVIHDLYEILSNELKHTHASFLEIVIIFLILWEVIMVIIKDFCKWV